The following coding sequences are from one Paenibacillus sp. FSL R5-0912 window:
- a CDS encoding EAL domain-containing protein, with the protein MNKSGTLSRKLAALPQYLQHLSGRLREEARELGRLSMLLDIMDKEMLDTYFQPILHLRSGTTIGHEVLNRPPSSPQFPSTEHFYDFAGRTEQMFRFEQYCRRMSLSRYMERLPGAEAAGDKLVFINVHPGVLNDSRHKSGETLTLLKELGLAPERVVFELTERQAVQDYIGFEKVLSHYREQGFRIAVDDAGSGYNSLKTLVYLKPEFIKLDKSLIRGIHSSREQQELLELVREYADRSSTRVIAEGIETAQELLFLQKAGVEFGQGYALGRPAHLPEHGGFPTSAQPFPVRGGYRHVSSNW; encoded by the coding sequence ATGAATAAATCAGGGACTCTGTCCCGCAAGCTGGCGGCACTGCCGCAATACCTCCAGCATCTGAGCGGAAGATTAAGGGAAGAAGCCAGGGAGCTGGGGAGATTATCCATGCTGCTTGATATTATGGATAAGGAAATGCTGGATACATACTTTCAGCCGATTCTGCATCTGCGGAGCGGGACAACGATCGGACATGAAGTACTGAACCGGCCGCCCAGCTCCCCGCAGTTTCCGAGCACCGAGCATTTCTATGATTTTGCCGGAAGGACAGAGCAGATGTTCAGATTCGAGCAGTATTGCCGGAGAATGTCCTTGTCCCGTTATATGGAGAGGCTGCCTGGGGCGGAGGCTGCGGGTGATAAACTGGTATTTATTAATGTGCATCCGGGAGTGCTGAATGATTCCCGCCACAAAAGCGGTGAAACTCTTACCCTCCTGAAGGAGCTGGGACTTGCGCCGGAGCGTGTGGTGTTTGAGCTGACGGAACGTCAGGCGGTGCAGGATTATATCGGATTCGAGAAAGTGCTGTCCCATTATCGTGAACAGGGCTTCCGCATTGCCGTTGACGATGCCGGTTCCGGTTATAATAGCCTCAAGACGCTAGTCTACCTGAAACCGGAGTTCATTAAGCTGGACAAGTCGCTGATTCGCGGAATTCACAGCAGCAGGGAACAGCAGGAGCTGCTGGAGCTAGTCAGGGAATACGCGGACCGCTCGTCCACCCGGGTGATTGCCGAAGGCATCGAGACGGCGCAGGAGCTGCTTTTTTTACAGAAGGCGGGAGTGGAGTTTGGTCAAGGTTATGCGCTTGGAAGACCGGCCCATCTGCCTGAACATGGAGGATTCCCTACTTCGGCACAGCCGTTTCCAGTAAGAGGAGGGTATAGGCATGTTTCTTCAAATTGGTGA
- a CDS encoding GGDEF domain-containing protein: MFLQIGEIAEQIPEITIHHKCEFVDQIFKKNPQLQGVAVTENGYTVALIMRIRFYQQIGTLYGYTLYMGRSVELVMDKNPLVVDYKTPIIDVSRLAMARNDENLYDYVIVTHGNALFGAVSVRDLLLNFAEIQAVAASFLNPLTGLPGNVSITEWMVRSLLQEQFSVLYIDLDHFKAYNDTYGFKEGDRMIQATAELLKHEALRLDGFLGHIGGDDFIIFISHYQYEECCRSIIRAFDMVVKDFYHAEHLAQQFVLTESRSGRMEEIPLVSISIAVVTTRSRRFASVEDLSEEAARFKKSCKMIKGSSYVDDSDISLHKNGY, translated from the coding sequence ATGTTTCTTCAAATTGGTGAAATCGCCGAACAGATTCCGGAAATTACGATTCATCACAAATGCGAGTTTGTAGATCAGATTTTCAAAAAGAATCCACAGCTCCAAGGCGTCGCAGTAACTGAGAATGGCTATACGGTAGCGCTCATCATGAGAATCCGTTTTTATCAGCAGATCGGTACGCTGTACGGTTATACGCTGTATATGGGCAGATCCGTGGAGCTGGTGATGGATAAAAATCCGCTTGTGGTGGATTATAAGACGCCGATCATTGATGTGAGCAGGCTGGCTATGGCCAGGAACGATGAGAATCTGTACGACTATGTGATCGTCACCCACGGGAACGCATTGTTCGGAGCGGTGAGTGTGCGGGATCTGCTGCTTAATTTTGCAGAAATTCAGGCGGTGGCGGCCAGCTTTCTGAACCCGTTAACAGGACTGCCGGGCAATGTCAGTATTACGGAGTGGATGGTTAGATCGCTGCTGCAGGAGCAGTTCAGTGTTCTTTACATTGATCTGGATCATTTTAAGGCCTACAACGATACATACGGGTTTAAGGAAGGCGACCGGATGATTCAGGCTACGGCGGAGCTTCTGAAGCATGAGGCGCTGCGTCTGGACGGTTTTCTGGGACATATCGGCGGGGATGACTTTATTATTTTCATCAGCCATTACCAATATGAGGAGTGCTGCAGGAGCATCATCAGGGCGTTCGATATGGTGGTAAAAGATTTCTATCATGCAGAGCATCTGGCCCAGCAGTTTGTGCTGACCGAGAGCCGTTCAGGACGGATGGAGGAAATTCCGCTGGTCTCGATCTCCATCGCCGTTGTAACCACCCGCAGCCGCAGATTCGCTTCGGTCGAGGACCTGTCCGAAGAGGCGGCCCGCTTCAAAAAAAGCTGCAAAATGATCAAAGGCAGCAGCTATGTTGATGACAGCGATATCAGCCTTCACAAGAACGGATACTAA
- a CDS encoding selenium metabolism-associated LysR family transcriptional regulator, translating into MNFHQLHIFYTVSERGSFSAAALTLHMTQPAVTMQIQALEDYLGAKLFDRSTKKIMLSEAGRTLMPFALRSMQLMRETDQAMSAFTHMLEGRLQLGASLTIGEYVLPRLLGPFGREYPNISIMMKVMNTTQIMEEINKHQLNFGLIEAPVSHPDMVIEPVMGDELKLIVPQGHPLAELSEVTLSDALGYPFVLREQGSGTRRVMEEQLVAKGLDPGDMRIVMELGSTGAVKSAVEAGLGITIISTSSVKHEVALGLLKIVNLTDASFKRQFYAIHLKSTLLPISAVTFLTFLRQHADGQ; encoded by the coding sequence ATGAACTTTCACCAGCTACATATTTTTTATACCGTATCCGAACGGGGCAGCTTCTCGGCGGCGGCACTGACGCTGCATATGACACAGCCTGCAGTGACAATGCAGATTCAGGCGCTGGAGGATTATCTCGGGGCCAAGCTGTTTGACCGGTCGACTAAGAAAATAATGCTCTCCGAAGCCGGCCGAACGCTGATGCCGTTCGCGCTGCGCAGTATGCAGCTAATGCGGGAGACGGATCAGGCGATGTCAGCCTTCACCCATATGCTGGAGGGGCGGCTGCAGCTGGGTGCGAGCCTGACCATCGGTGAATATGTGCTTCCGCGTCTGCTCGGTCCCTTCGGCAGGGAATACCCGAACATCTCAATCATGATGAAGGTGATGAATACCACGCAGATTATGGAGGAGATTAACAAACACCAGCTGAACTTCGGGCTGATCGAAGCGCCGGTATCCCATCCGGATATGGTCATCGAGCCGGTCATGGGCGATGAGCTCAAGCTGATCGTTCCGCAGGGTCATCCGCTGGCGGAGCTGTCTGAAGTTACCCTGAGTGATGCGCTCGGTTATCCGTTCGTGCTGCGTGAGCAGGGCTCAGGGACACGGAGGGTGATGGAAGAGCAACTGGTAGCGAAGGGACTTGATCCCGGTGACATGCGGATTGTGATGGAGCTGGGCAGTACAGGTGCAGTGAAGTCGGCTGTGGAGGCAGGGCTTGGAATAACGATTATTTCAACATCATCGGTTAAGCATGAGGTAGCGCTCGGACTGCTGAAGATTGTTAATCTCACAGATGCCTCATTCAAACGGCAGTTCTACGCGATTCATCTGAAGTCAACACTGCTGCCGATTTCGGCCGTGACATTCCTGACCTTCCTGCGCCAGCATGCAGACGGGCAATAG
- a CDS encoding PHP domain-containing protein, which yields MEEGHAPGRCDLHSHTQASDGMQPPAENVRLAYEKGLAAVAITDHDTVSGIAEAVEAGKRLGITVVPGVEISTRTGGKEIHVLGYYIDTEQELFLSRLEQQRNTRLGRNEAIIDKLRGLGIEISMEQVLSGMGRELKPDESVGRPHIADELVRLGAAADMRDAFDKYLAEGAAAYVSPPRITPETACRWIQEAGGAAVLAHPGIYGDDELVRMILETGALRGIEVYHSDHGPSEHERYLALAEEFGLLVTGGSDFHGARQGVIFHGDIGSVHVSTAVLEQLKAARD from the coding sequence ATAGAAGAGGGGCATGCACCGGGAAGATGTGATCTGCATAGCCATACACAGGCTTCGGACGGTATGCAGCCTCCTGCTGAGAATGTGCGTCTGGCTTATGAGAAAGGGCTGGCGGCAGTAGCCATTACCGACCATGATACCGTAAGCGGTATTGCAGAAGCGGTGGAAGCCGGTAAGCGGCTGGGTATTACTGTAGTTCCAGGTGTAGAGATCAGCACGAGGACCGGAGGGAAAGAGATTCACGTGCTCGGCTATTATATCGATACGGAGCAGGAGCTGTTCCTGTCCCGGCTGGAACAGCAGCGGAATACCCGCCTAGGGCGAAATGAGGCAATAATAGACAAGCTTCGCGGGCTGGGGATTGAGATCAGCATGGAGCAGGTGTTATCGGGCATGGGCCGGGAGCTGAAGCCGGATGAGAGTGTCGGCCGGCCGCATATTGCCGATGAGCTGGTGCGCCTGGGAGCAGCAGCGGACATGCGGGATGCGTTTGATAAATATCTGGCTGAAGGTGCAGCGGCGTATGTATCGCCTCCACGCATCACGCCGGAAACCGCCTGCCGCTGGATACAGGAAGCGGGCGGTGCAGCGGTGCTGGCCCATCCCGGTATTTACGGGGATGATGAACTGGTGCGGATGATCTTGGAGACCGGTGCTCTGCGCGGAATCGAGGTCTACCATTCCGATCATGGTCCGTCGGAGCATGAGCGTTATCTTGCGCTGGCTGAGGAATTCGGCCTGCTGGTCACCGGCGGCTCGGATTTCCATGGGGCGCGGCAAGGCGTGATTTTTCACGGGGATATTGGCAGTGTCCATGTATCCACAGCTGTGCTGGAGCAGTTGAAGGCGGCCCGAGACTGA